In the Balaenoptera acutorostrata chromosome 16, mBalAcu1.1, whole genome shotgun sequence genome, CTTGCAAATATCCTCACACTTCACTTTGCTCCTGGGCCGGGCCCATTGGCCCCAGGGATTCATCAGGGCCTGCAGGGTGGAGGCAGGGGGAGAAAGAGCCTGCCAAAGAGGAAGCCTCCCAagaaagcagggaggagggaCTCCCTATCATTGACCAACGTGGGGTGGCCAAGACATGGGCCCTGGTCATCTCTGCTCATCCTCAGGATCATGGTCCCTTAGAACTCAAAGGGAGGGTAGCTGAGAGTATGAGGGACAGATGGAGCGAGTGAATGTTGACCACATCCTTCCTCCCAACAGCCTGGGAGGGACAGGCCAGGATTGCCTCCAGGACAGAAGTTTCAGCTGAAGCCAAGAGAGGTGAAGTGAGTtccccacagtcacacagctaggaacaAACAGAGACTCCATTAGAACCCAGGTCCTCTGACTCTCCAGAGCTCTCTACAACTCCTCCCCTGCCCGGGTACCACTCCACCTCCAGCCAGAGGGATGGGGCATGAGACCATGTTAGATACCAGATGATGCTGGGAGTTTCCAAGGATAGTTTGGGTCTTTCCAGAGCTCCTGTCTGTACCTGCCCTGGCCCTCAGGCTCCATCACATGCCTGAATCTTGACAAAGCACAGCAAGGGGAGACCTTGGCAAATGCTTCAGGTGGACCACAGCCCTTCCCTTCTACAGAAGGAGCCGCTGGAGCAAACGCCATGCTGCTGTGCTCTTTGACCCTCACCCTCATCTGGCTGGTGGTTTCTGGCCTTGAGTGCGACATGAAGGAAGTTTGTCTTGGAAGCCCTGGCATCCCTGGTACTCCTGGATCCCATGGCCTTCCAGGAAGAGATGGGAGAGATGGTATCAAAGGAGACCCTGGACCTCCAGGTACTGAGTGGGAGCTGAGGGACCTGTTTTCAGGGGGACTTGCTGTCCAGGGTTCCGGGCTGGGTTCAAGGGTCAGCTGGATGGTGGGAGTTTCCCGGGACCCTTAGACTGGAGCAGCCCTGGAGCATCTACCCTCAAGGTGCCTGTGGAGTGACAGGTGAGTCAGCCTGGCTGATAATGGAGGTCCAGTCCCATCAGCCCCAGCCCACTGTGGGTGATAGATAGCATACATCCTTGTCCCCCTCTCTCTGCAGGCCCCATGGGCCCCCCTGGAGGAATGCCAGGCCTCCCTGGGCGTGATGGGATGACTGGAGCCCCTGGCCTCACTGGAgagcgtggagaaaagggagagccTGGTGAGAGGGGCCCCCCAGGTGAGCAGGATGTGGCCAGTGTACAGAAGCAACTGGACACTGTGCCCATGTGGTCAGTTACATGAGGGATGACGGGGATCAGACAAAACCACGGAAGTCCCCAAAGGGTATATTTTTCAACCTAGATAAGAGAATATGAGGTTGAGAAATCAGAGGGGTCTGGGTCGTGGGACTGGTGGGTATTGGAAGTGTTCCACGCATCATAACAGCTGATGGGGAGACACGGGGCGTCAGGTGTGGGAAATGGAACAgcactgggaggaggggaggcactTCCTAGTGCTGAGGCATAGGGGCATTCTGAGGATGTAGGGGGTTATGTGGACCAAGGACCAGACAGATGACATAACTGGGAACCCTGCATGTCCAGGGGAATTCTGGAGCTCTGAGCAGTAATCAAGATCCATCAGGAGAGTCAGAGAGAACCAGATTTGCTCTTaatggagggtggggaagggggcccTTCCCAGAAACTAGAAAACCCCACAGAAGTGGACAGACAGAGCCATGAAAGGATATGGCAGGAAAGAAGAGCAGAGATGGGGCTGAGCAAGTGCAAGGCTGCATTAAAGGACAAGTGTGTAGGGAGTGGGAAACACACTCCAACCTCATGGACCCTTATGACCTGGGGCCTGGGCAGTGGCTCTAGACAAGTGAAGGGCAGAATGCCAGGCTTGCCGCTGGCCTCGCACCTGCTTGGCACAAGTGGGGGTTTTTGTTGGCCTGCCCCTCTTCTTGCTGGGGATCTCTCTACAGGGCTTCCAACTTATCTAGACAAGGAGCTCCAGAGCACACTCCGTGAGATCAGCCATCAAATCCTGCAGTCGATGCGTGGTAAGGGGATCCCTTGGGGCCTTATACGGTAGGGGGTTCCCATAAGTTCTCATCCTCAGCATCAGGCTCCAGAATCTAGAGACTTGACAAACAAGTGTGGACATGGAGGTCCTTTTTCAGATGTTCTTCAACGGCTCAGAGGAGACCGAAGTAGATATGGATTATCTCCCTATGTCCTGGGGAAGCAATGTTCCTGGCTATACTGCTTTCTATTGAATCCCAGGAAATTGCACAGTTTCAGGCACATAATAGACAGTCAATAAGTAATTGttaaatgggtgaatggataattAAATGATGGGAGCATGGAGGGGAATCCAGAAAGACTAGGAttggaagagggagggaagaaggagagagaggcagaggtgaAGAGATTGGAAAGCGCATAAAGGCAGAGTgaataaagggaaggaaaaggacttGGAAACAAAGAGGCCTGTGGCCTGACCCGGATTCCTCTGCTGTCAGTCCTCAGTTTTCAGGGCTCCATGCTGGCAGTGGGAGAGAAGGTCTTCTCCACCAATGGGCAGTCGGTCAATTTTGATGCCATTAGAGAGTCATGTGCCAGAGTAGGTGGACGCATTGCTACCCCAAGGAGTCCAGAAGAGAATGAGGCCATTGCAAGCATCGTGAGGAAGCACAATACTTATGCTTACCTGGGCCTGGCTGAGGGTCCCACTGCTGGAGACTTCCACTACCTGGATGGAACCCCTGTGAATTACACCAACTGGtacccaggggagcctgggggtcgGGGCAAAGAGAAGTGTGTGGAGATGTACACAGATGGCCAGTGGAATGACAAGAACTGTTTGCAGTACCGACTGGCCATCTGTGAGTTTTGAGCAGGCACCAAGGCCACAGGATGGAGGGGGTCCTGCCTTGCCTTTCAGCCTACATCCTGGGGAATCCACCTGGTCTGTGAGGTGCTGTAACACCTTTGTGGCTATAAGAGTTGGAGGCGTCTTAGCCACTCCACTCCCAGGTGGGCCCTGACTCCTCCCCCTTGATTACTAATCAGTCTGACTCCCCCTGGAGCCCCTTCTCAGCTTTGCACTCTAGACAGCCACTCTAACTTTGCCCTTTGGCAAGAGATGGaggcttctttcttcctcttcttgtccAACTCCTTCATTTATAGATGGCAACAGTGAGGTCCTGGGATGGAGGTTCCCTCCAAAAGCACACACAGGGTGCCTGCTTCCTGGCCCCTCTACTCTTTCTTTACAGCCCGCTGCCTGCCCAGCCTTATCAAGATGTAGCAGTCAGTGCTGCTCAAGCATAATGATAGACGGGTGGACTTCTGGGAAATTCCAAATGTGTGGAGCTAAGGATACATTTGGGATTATCTGGCAGCCTGAGGTCTGTGGGGCACATCTGCTCAGGCTCTCCATGATGTCAGAGGGCCTTGTGGTACCCCAGCATGGTGGAGGCCAACCCACCCCTAGTGATTGGCATGTATTATCCACTCCCTTGACTCTTGGGGTACCAACTCAACTCCCTGACCTAAAAGCAGCCAGCCTATGCCTCTAGGGAAGATCTCACCCCCCACCTCAGACATTACCCAAGTAACTTCCTGCTGATGAACACATCCCCACCACTTCAGACCTCAGTGAGgtgtttattgagcatatactatatACCAAGTGCCTTGACAAGCACTTCTAAGACATCTTATAAACTATGATTTAATCTTCACACGGTGCCATGGAACAAgaattattctccccattttttatACAAGAACACTGAAACTTAAAGAAGTTAAATGTTTTGAGTTTTGTTACACGGAGCAAGTGACAGAGGCTGGTTTCAAACCCATCTACCTGAACCTGAAGCTTGTGCTCATCACCACCCCACCCTCTCACTGAACAGAGATGATTCAAGTATAATAAATCATGAATATGTTAACATGAGTTTCCATTGCTTTGgtttcaagaaatatttctgtgtttttagAAATCAAGTTAACTCTGGCTCTGAGGCCCCACTTATCGGAAAAGTGGAAAGTTCAATCTCAGGTTAAGCTTTCTTTGTTGGGTGGAAGGGGCAACCTGCTCCCATCCTCAGGTTGTATGGGAAGATGGGGAGTTACAGAAATGTCTGGAGGAACAAACGAGCATTAGTGTTGATGGCTGTCATCAAGATAGCTCCTGATCTAAGTCTACATGTTCCATTTGTGGGTGGTGATATCATGCCTTCCGTTTCCCACTCAGCCCCCTGGATGTTTTCCATAGCCCAACAGTGGTGGCATTCAGGGCTCTGTGAGCCACCTCAGTCTCAGGTCTGCATGGAAAGGGACCATGGCCCCCATGTCCCAAGGCTGTGTGGGAATTGGATCATGTGTCTACTTGCTTGAGGAGGCAACCATATATATGTCCCATCTCCAGAAAGGTCCCCACTTCTCCCACCTTCACATAATGCTCTCCCTCACTGCATATACTTCTTTTTTGGGACAAGAGGAAGTTCTGGATCACAATCCACAAAACCAGATGGGAATGAGCAGAaatatttctcattctttcatGAATGTCAATTTTTAATCTGGTCACCCTGCCACATGAGCTTAGGGCCCAGCACACAAGTTATTGAGCCTTccccaaaattcaaaaaaataaggagaaacaTATTtcccatattttacagatgaacagtCTAAGTCTCTGAaaatttttgtcttctcatttattgttaggttttatttttacttcctttatGGTGTTATTTGCAATTGTTActatttttatcacattttaaattaattattgctGGTTTATAAGAAaactattgatttatttttggttgatTGTATATCCAACCATcattttggattctcattttccccctaatatttctaataattgattctcacattttataaatatatgctcatatttacaaatgacagaaattttGCCTGTTCCTCAtggtatttatatttcttatatatcattcttttctttctatagGGGCCAGGAGACCCTATATATTGTTGAAGACACTCAGTGATAAATGTTATCTTTAGGGGGGCATTGAATGTATAATGAGAACATTTCCAGTATTTCAGCATTGAGTTGCTTGTTTTAGGTTTCTGATGCCTTTTATCAAGGCAAAGAAGTTCCCTTATTTTCATAGTTTGCTGAGATTAATTTTCATCATGAATGTGTACTGAGCTTTATCAGATGATTTTTTTGGCATTTCCTTTAAGCTGTTAACATCCAACGGGTGTCAAGTGTGAGTTGAGTCATTTCCTGTTCCTGGGCACTGGCATCTAGAGCCCACAAATGAGAGTAAAAGGGTCATCTTTTAATGATTCCAGGGGGTTCCAGGGACCCCACCATGGAACCTGAAAGGTGAGGGCCATTCAACATGAGTGGTTTAGTAATTCGCATTCTGTTGCTCAGTATAAGGAAGACTAAAGAGGCGAAAGCAAGCTGACCTTCCGTGGGTGACATCTGTACTCTCACAATGGAATttatcccttcctctcctctccctgtggCATGGGGGAGGGGACTGTCCTATCCTCCTCCTAATCTTTGCAAATAGGGATGCCCAAATTACTTTGCCTTCCTTCCCTGATTAAGTCACCTAAGGCAGGAATCTTCTGTTCTAAAATTGCTGAAGAGCTGAACCAGCAGAGGGCCTGATCTTGCGGAGGCATGGGGAGATGGAGAAGGGGGAGAATAGAACTGTGAGCAGGTGTGTTCTGGGGCAACGTGGATTTCCACCACTTGGATGGAATTTCCCAGGGGCTGCCAATGTCGATGTCATGGAAGCTAGCCAGAGTTTAAGCCCTACTCATGAGCAGATTGCTTCTTGGAACACAGAGACTTGACGAGCAAGAGACTATGAAGTGATATGTTCACTGATGTCATGTTGAGGGTAGGGAGCATGCAGCTGGAGGCTTTTACAGAGGCCCTTATCTGAAGGACCAGCTCCTGAGAGGAGCTGTCATTTATAATCAGTCATACAAAGGGACCCAACAACCAGTTAGGATGGGCCGAGAAGCAGCAGTGTTCCCACTGATACATGGTGCCTCCTGTGAGCAGGTATTGCCACCCTGGGCACCATCACTCTCTCTACCAACCgcacatgcaaaaaaaataagagagaaggcACTGTCCACCCTTCACTTCAAGAAGCCACCAGTCTATGGCCAGGGTGGTGATGAATCAGAGATAAAACAGATTTTAATAACAAAACTAAGGGACAATAATAATTTGGACTATATTTTAACTCAACTCTAGAAAGTTTGTATTCCAAGGGAAGAATATGTATGAAGAGTTTTGAGACCATGTATTAGTTTCGAGAAAAGGGTGAGCTTCAAGCTTCAAGATTGTACATATCTGCATTAAGATTCTTAAACTTGTTATATATTAAATTAGTGAGTTAACTGGACTATGTTttgatgttgaaccatctttgcattcctgggatacccTACTTGGTCTAATGGCTGATACTCTCATCACACTTACCGTGTGCCAGGTATTATACTTCCATTAACTCATATAATCCTCATTAACCTTATTATGTAGACGTTATTATTATGCCCAATTTACAAATGCGAATATTGAGGCACGTAGAGATTAAAGTGATTTTCCAAAGATCATGCAGCCAGTTCATGGCAGAAGTGGGCTATGAATACAGGAAGTCAGATTCCAGGGACCGTGCTATTAACCATGGATGCATGGCTGGACTTTAATAGCTATTTTTTTACTTCAAGCTTTCAAGGGAGTTCCTGTTCGTTCCACATCATTTCATTATTCTGATATTAGTGGCTACTAGGGACATATTCTTCCCACATTTAAAGCTGCTGCTCCCTTAGTGTCTGCTCACGGTCACATGGCCACGCCAAATATCAAAGGGGTTGGGGTGTTTACTCCACATACTCCAGTGGGAGACATTGCACAGTACCATGACAAAGGGCATGGATATATATTtctacaaaaagaaaatgtggaaatcAGGACAGTAATTCAAACCACCAGGGTTATGTTTgccaaatttgtttattttgcaaaGAACGagcatttctgaaattttattaatAGCTCTATAGTTATTTCCTTATTCTAGTTCAAGTTTcactgtttaatttttatttattccttatttatttattattccttctttatttattccttatttatactgtctttattttttaaataagtttatttatttatttttggctgtgttgggtcttcgttgttttgagtgggctttctctagctgcggcgagtgggggctactcttccttgtggtgcgtgggtttctcattgtcgtggcttctcttgttgcagagcacaggatctaggcacgcgggattcagtagctgtggtgcgcgggcttcagtggttgtggctcgcgggctctagagcgcaggctcggtagttgtggtgcatgggcttagttgctccgcggcatgtgggatcttcctgggccagggatcgtacccgtgtcccctgcattgtcaggcagattcttaaccactgcgccaccagggaagccctatactgtctttttaaaactATCAATTTATCTGTTGTCTAGAGTTGACAGCATTCCGAGGCCTGTTTTTTGAGTCTTGTGTCAGT is a window encoding:
- the LOC103013544 gene encoding pulmonary surfactant-associated protein A, whose translation is MLLCSLTLTLIWLVVSGLECDMKEVCLGSPGIPGTPGSHGLPGRDGRDGIKGDPGPPGPMGPPGGMPGLPGRDGMTGAPGLTGERGEKGEPGERGPPGLPTYLDKELQSTLREISHQILQSMRVLSFQGSMLAVGEKVFSTNGQSVNFDAIRESCARVGGRIATPRSPEENEAIASIVRKHNTYAYLGLAEGPTAGDFHYLDGTPVNYTNWYPGEPGGRGKEKCVEMYTDGQWNDKNCLQYRLAICEF